In the genome of Hyphobacterium sp. CCMP332, one region contains:
- a CDS encoding spore maturation protein — MVLNYIWVGFFLISFLLGLFQWIFLGQGEVFPEMLNATFEYSKTAFEISLGLTGVLALWLGFLKIAENAGLINVLAKVLGPFLYPLFPQIPKGHPVFGTMVMNFSANMLGLDNAATPIGLKAMDGLQELNEDKKAASNSQIMFLVLNTSGLTIIPINVMVYRAQMGAENPADIFLPILVATFAATLGGIVFVGIKQKINFLNPYLLSALAAVTALIVFLLYSLSSLNPEQIEAISGQVSSLIIFSLIAVFIAYGFLKKINVYESFIDGAKEGFKVAIKIIPFLVAILVAIGVFRASGGMELLIGSLQSTLESLGWASEFVPSLPTAILKPLSGSAARSMMVDAMNIHGADSFTGRLSSTLQGTTDTTFYIIAVYFGAVGIRNTRYAVSGGLFADFVGIVAAILIAYFFFL, encoded by the coding sequence ATGGTTCTAAATTACATTTGGGTAGGCTTTTTTTTAATCTCCTTTTTACTGGGATTATTTCAATGGATTTTTCTTGGTCAGGGGGAAGTATTCCCGGAAATGCTCAATGCCACATTTGAGTATTCTAAAACGGCTTTTGAAATTTCATTAGGGTTAACCGGTGTTTTGGCATTGTGGCTGGGCTTTTTGAAAATCGCTGAAAATGCAGGCCTTATCAATGTCCTGGCAAAGGTATTAGGGCCTTTTTTATATCCATTGTTTCCTCAGATTCCAAAAGGGCATCCTGTATTTGGGACAATGGTTATGAATTTTTCTGCCAATATGCTCGGTTTGGATAATGCGGCCACGCCCATCGGTTTAAAAGCCATGGATGGACTTCAGGAATTGAATGAAGATAAAAAGGCTGCGAGCAATTCCCAGATAATGTTTCTTGTTTTGAATACCTCCGGCCTTACCATTATTCCTATTAATGTCATGGTTTATCGCGCACAGATGGGAGCAGAAAATCCGGCTGATATATTCTTGCCAATTCTGGTGGCAACTTTTGCAGCTACACTCGGAGGGATCGTATTTGTGGGTATTAAACAAAAAATCAACTTTTTAAATCCTTATCTCCTATCGGCATTAGCAGCTGTAACCGCTTTGATCGTTTTTCTGCTCTATTCTCTATCCAGTTTAAATCCCGAACAAATTGAAGCGATTTCTGGCCAGGTGAGCAGTCTCATTATTTTTAGTCTGATCGCCGTATTTATTGCCTATGGCTTTCTTAAGAAAATCAATGTTTATGAATCATTTATTGATGGTGCCAAAGAAGGATTCAAAGTGGCTATTAAAATTATCCCTTTTCTTGTAGCCATATTGGTAGCAATAGGTGTTTTCAGAGCATCAGGCGGAATGGAACTCTTAATAGGCTCGCTTCAATCGACGCTGGAATCCCTTGGATGGGCCAGCGAATTTGTTCCTTCACTCCCCACAGCCATTTTGAAACCACTCAGCGGCAGTGCAGCGAGAAGCATGATGGTGGATGCCATGAACATTCACGGAGCAGATTCCTTTACCGGAAGACTTTCATCAACGCTACAGGGTACTACGGATACCACATTCTATATCATTGCAGTGTATTTTGGAGCAGTGGGCATCCGCAATACCAGATATGCTGTAAGCGGTGGCCTTTTTGCAGATTTTGTAGGTATAGTAGCTGCCATACTCATTGCCTATTTCTTTTTTCTTTGA